The nucleotide sequence GAGCCACACTTTGAGGTTCTCGTCGATGAGAAAATCGTATCCGAAGACTTGAAAGGTATGGGTAGGGGGGATGGCCGGCTCATCTGGCACGTGCGACCGTGCGGCCAGCAGCGAGTCGCGAATGATAAAGTGGATCTGCGGCATGATGTGATTGTCGAGCGTGATCGTGGTTGGCTCATCATGGACGCTGACGAGGCGTGGGGCAGTTGTACTGTCGCTGCGGTTCGCCTCGCGAATCGGGTACAGGGACTCCCGCGAATCGTTCGAGTACCTTGTCGGGTAAGGAACGTCGCCGCGGTTCGGCTCCTGTGGCCGCGGACTGCAGAGAGGGGTGTACTTTTCCTGCTTCAGCTTTGCAGCTCTCACCGTTCCCTTGTAGCGAATGAGTCCATCCAAGTGCTCCCGCCACAGCTCGTTGCTCTCCTCGTACAACGAGTACATCTTGCTCGTTTCCTGCACGCAATGATTTGTGATGTGCGCCAGCCGACCCGTGGGAGTCTTGGACGTGGCGCTTTCGCGATTGTATggcacgctgctggtgcgcatCACCAACTCCTCGTGCACGTAGATCTCGTACATATCGCGAAGGAGCAAAGCCCAGCACCGGATGTCGAACTTGCGCTTGTGGTAAAGGAGAGGGCGATCTACGTACTGCTGCGCTATCCAAGGTTGACTGCCGTGTTGGCTGTCGATaaagcgcagcagcttcagaATTCCCCGGTAGTCACCGCGAAAAATCTCGATGTTGTCGCCGTGGCAGCCGGCGGAGCTCTTCGCGATCCACAAGCACGGCTCGTCCCCCTCGTGAGGTAGCCGCATACCGCCCTTTACTGTTGCTAGcaactgctgccgctcgtcACGGCTTGACTGGCACGGTGTCAGCTTAAAGGACATAGGAAGATAGTTGCCAAGCGTATTCCAGTTGTAGTTGTGGTGCTttagcagcgccgtcaccatTGAACTCTTCAATGTAATGCTTCGCGTGTTCTCCACAAAGTCCACCACGCGCACctcgccgtcatcgccactGCCCATCGGCATCCGGAGTCCCGGGGACGTGTAGGAGCGCGAACCGTAGGCGGTGCGCCTCGCGTTGGTGCCCTCGCCGAGGCAGCTCCGGTACCGCTTCGACATGAAGCGTCGGGTTGCAATTACCCGCTCGCACGGCATCTTCTCTCCAAGGAGCAGGTGCATGTTCGTGTCAGACAAATCTTTTTGCGTTTCAGAGACGACGAGGGCTTTCGTGACAGAGCACTGGCGGACGGATAGGTGCGACCAACGGCCGGTCGCCAGAAGCTGCTTCGCCATCTCCTCATAGATAGAGCCGCAGTGCCGCATTGTTCCCACCACGTATTTGCACCGCTTCTCCGTGCACGTAGCAGACTTGATTCGTTTTAAAGGTGCGGTGGCTGCACGCTCGCGCGCAGAGGTGATGCGCAGAGATGAGCTCCAGACGGCACCGCCTGTCAAACTTGACGAACGGCCCACCTTGGACTCGTGCTGCGTTGTCGGTGAGGATGAAGATGCGGTGCCGGCGTACACAAGACTGCGACGGGCACTGCTCAAGGACGGCCCGTTGGATGCACCCCTCCCGCTCGTCGCAGAGTACGGCGACGTTGCCAGCTGCACATCCCTTTCCGCTTCCTTTTTCCCGTAGGCAAGGGGAGTCATTTTTCCAGAGGGCACCGTCGAATATCGCGCGTTCAGCTTGGGAGCAGTGGAAGCTGTCGCTCTAGTGTTGCGTCTCTCGCTGACAGACGCACTCATTTTCGTATGGTCTTCTATAATCTACTCTTTAATCTTAAGATAGAAACCGCTTTTTTTCTATTGTTCTCTCTATTTGctcgttttccttttcctgtCGTGCTGGATGCTGCTCAGACTTTTTTGTCGAGCAAAAGGGAAAGGTGTTATTCTTACAGATGTGGAGAGCTGCTACAGATGAGTAAGGAGGAGTTGCACGACTGCCTGTCGACGTGTCTCTTTCAGACAAGGcgaatgaaaaaaaaagaagccaCAACCAGATTAGAAAAAGGTGTTATATCAATGGAGAGGGAACGCAGATTCAAGATCCGGACAAACACAAGCTCGAAAGGAAACCAAGACAGCAGTCACAGCCCGGAGGAAGAAGGCGAAAACGCAAAAGCAAATCAACAAGCCGTTGAAGAGAAGGCAGCACGGAGCGGCGGGGCGCTGCTAATTACCTCTTGGTAGCTTGTATGGTGCAACGAGGAATCCTGTAGGAATTATGGTGTCTAGCAGTGTGGAATCATCAAGAGACGGAAGGAGACACGGGGAAAAATGGAGCTCTGAAGAGGCAAGGGGTGAAATGAGAACAAGACACGGAAAAGGAGACGCGCAGCAAAAGGCAGAGAAGTCCGACAAGACGACCAAAGAGGAAAAAAACGCCCAGTCCCAGTTCAGAGAGAAATAAgaaagacgaggaggaagagaaggggacACTTTGGCAGATGATGCGAATCAACGTGCCCAGGAAAGAGGAAAAGcaaaagagagacgagagcgcagatatagagagagaagaagggggaTTTCAGAGCAGTGGGCGAAGAAGAATCATTCTCTGACAGATGAAGACAAGAGCAAAAGCGAGGCGTGAAGTGCTCACAGATGCTCTGCTGCAGTTGCTGTTAGGATTCCCAGACATAGCATACGAGGAAAAGTAAACAAACAAGGGTGAAGACTGCTGCGCTGAAAGGAGGATCCTGCTCGCCAGATGAACGGCGGAGAAGCAGAAGGATTAACGGCAGTGTCTGCCAGgtcagcagcaccgcattGGTCAATTCCCACTGCCGTGGCAGCCACGCCTTGCTTCCATATAAGTAGTCCGGAGTTGATTGATTTCTTCTTTATGCACTTCTCTATCAGTGTCCATCTATATCTATAGTaccgaaaacgaaaaagcaTTTAATACAGCGCTTCACGCGCGAAGCCGCTACGTTTGCGAGAGCAGCTCAGTATGCACATACGAgcgagaaaacaaaaagcgaAAACGCGCCAAACGGACTCTCCAATACGCATGCTTTTCTTCAGCCCACACGCTTGCAGTGCTCTTACATTGTCAGCCCCTGTGGTCGCGTGTACACCGAGGAGAGACCAATCACGCGCACCGGGTCGGTGGTGTGCTGCGAGTTGTAGAGCCTTGTGCCCGTCTTGTCGCGCTTGCGGCTAGTGGGAAACGAAAGGAGCGTAGACCCTGGTCTCGGCTCAAAGCCGGACATTAGACACTCGTTCACCGAGACCCACAGAGGGACGTCGCGCTTTAGCGAAGAAAGGTAGTCTTGCCGCTGTTTGCCCAGCACGGCGCGCCACTTAGTATCCAGCATGAAGTGCACTTTCTTGCTTGCTTTGGGGAACAAGGATAGGATCTCCTCAGGCTTGGCAAAATCGTCGATGTTGTAAAAGCCATCTacggcctcctcgtcgggGTTTGCatctgccgcggcagcgccgatgaGAACATAGTGCTTTttgcgcgccgcagcgataCGCACTCCCATGCGCTCCGCAGCGGACTCTGTTACCCAGATGGGACTGGAGAGCTTGTTCTTCAGCGCAAACGTGCGAAGAATGCTCTCGTCCCTGGGCCCAAGAAGCCGCCCTTTAAGGATGGCGATGGGACGCACAGACGGCATCATCAGATACGGCTTCGTCATGCAGGCGGCGTTGTAGTAGCGACGGCGCGTCGCGTCctcggcgaagaagaagggaAACGTTTTCCCTTGAACCACTAGGTCATCCTTTTGATTCCCTTCCTTCGATTTGGTagcagcaagagcagcggTTTCCAGAGCAGACGCGCAGAATGGAGTCTTGCAGCCCGTCAGCCGGGTCACGACCGATGAGTACTGCGGCTTCTGCAGTCTGAGATCCTTCAGATTCACAAAGTGGAAAGGGTATTCCTTATCGTTCACGGCAGCCATGTtccgcacaagcacacgcgacCGCGTCGCTTCCCACCCGTTCACGTTGTAGATGAAGAAAATGTCGTGGCCGAAAGCGTCTGGACGCTGCTTCTTGAGCTCGCTGAGCAGCTCTTGCTTGCACTTTGGCGGCAAAACCGAAAGAGAAACAATCATCCCTGTCATGTTCGGCGCCGACACTGCCTGCTTCTCCGCGTTTGCCTTGAGTTCTAGATTTAGGTACTTCATCTGAGCCTCTGCGATCCACATTGGTGACGTGTAACCGCGAAGGATGCCGACTCCGAGAAGAATATCGTGCGCAGGCTGGCCGAGCCGCTTCCCGGTCGCTGCGTTTAGTGCCACGCCTTTCTGAGGCTCCCCCTTGTATGGGTCGTCAAGCTGGTCAGAGTTGAAGACAGCCACTGAGCTCGCGGAGCGGATGTCGATCACGTCTTTTTTGTTGTACCTCAACTCGAGTTCCTTGGCCACATTCACATCAATAAACAGAGCGCGCTCTTCCTCCGCTGCATTCAGAAGCCGGATTAGTCGATCCGCCGTAACTGCTTTCCACTTCTTCCGCTCTGACAGGATGCCGACGCCGGAGCCGAAGAACGGTGGATGCTCATCGAGCACATTCCTCTGGTCCTTCTTAGCGAGCACCTTCAAAGGGATGACCTTTTCAACGTTTAGGTGAATCACCGCTGGCTTCTGCCCCGGAAGAACTACGGCGTTGCACGAGCGCCTCGATTGCGGCTGGGTCACCCAGAAGCGACTTGAGTACAGTTTGTTCTTTGAGACACTTCGGAGCACTGCTTGGCACTGTTTGGAAAAGGCATCGTTTGTCACCGTGGACAACATCGTTACGTCGTTGAGCAATGTGGCTGGTAACTTCTTAGTAGCAGGATCCACCTTGACAGGGCGAATGAGGGGGATGGTGCGTACCAACAGTAGCTGCCTCGCCTTCATCTTGTAtctctatgtgtgtgtgtgtgtgtgtgtgtgtctgtgtgtgtgttctggTTCTTTGTTTCTTCTAACCGGCTTTTCTGTGGTTGAACCCTTTGGTGGGCAGTATGTGTACTTGTGTGTGCGACTTGAGCCGATCTGTGAGCGGTGGTGGTCTTCGGTACCTTGGTGAGAGATGACGTATGCTCGACCCTGTCCCGAGTACCTTAGATCACCCAGTTATAGCGGGAGGAACGATTTTTTTCTGCACCAGAGCATCCAACAAGAGGGCCAGTCACTGTCCCCTTGCCCTTTGGGAGGGGGCGGCTTTCATCCCAGTTACTCGAgtgagaaaggagagagaaaggcagaACGCAGACTACAAGGCACCGCCTCACCAGTGCACCATGAAACCGGACCTTCGAGGAGTCCAACACCCCAAGAAAAAAGCATAGCAACATCATGGCAGCAGGCAAGGAATGAATGCTACTTTCCATGAGCATCTGTTTATGTGCTGTCATCGTCAGCAGTGAGCTGTCGCCACTatcaacaaaaaaaaggaaagacatctcccacgcacacactttCCATCGCGCGAGTCACTCCTTCATTcagaaaaaagaagcacaGTCCGCAGAAGAAAGCAGTTGCTCTTGGTGTATTGcggttgttgttgttttcgccGATCAGGAGTTATAAAAACTTTGCATAGTAAAAAAAGGAAGCCTCATAGTTACATATTGCCTTTCCTTGtattttgttttctctcctGAAGCCATGGCTGCACAACGGTCTCCTCCAGAACCCACTCTCACCGCATTACATGATTCACTAGGAGTGTGAGTGAATCCGATAAAGGAATGGTGCTGGTCACCACCAGGCATCGATCAAGAAAAATAACCTATTAAGAGGCTTATGATGTGGTTTTCAGGGAAGAATTCATTGGGGGTACAGCTACATCCTCAAAGCGTAACCGCAATCACCGTTACTCGTAGATCTGGGACACGGAGTGCGACGTCCAGCTCGCGATCTCATCCGCCTTGAACCAAAAGGCGATCTCGCGCTCCGCGCTCTCCACGGAGTCGGAGCCGTGGCACACGTTGCGGCCCACATCCACGGCAAAGTCGCCGCGGATCGTGCCAGGCTGTGAGTCCGCCGGGTTCGtcgcgccgagcagcacgcggcCGCTCTTCACCACGTTCTTACCCTCCCACACCATACACACGATCGGGCCAGAGGAGAAGTACTTCACAAGGGCCGGGAAGAACGGCTTGGAGGAAAGGTCCTTATAGTGACCCTGGGCCTGCTCCGTTGTCGGCTGCAGTATCTTCAAGGCGACGAGCTTGTAGCCTTTGCGCTCGAAGCGGGCGATGATCTCGCCAACGaggccgcgctgcacgccgtcCGGCTTGACGGCAATAAAGGTGCGCTCGGAGGACATGTTTTTCtcttgggggggggggagtgacGGTGGCGAAGCTGAGAGTTGAACCGTTGGGCAGTTGCTAGACGGAGAGAAGCACAAGAGGCGTAAACGAGCAGAAGGCAGACAAGGAATGGAAAGTGGATGTCGTGCAAGAAGTTCTCTGGTTGTGCGGCCCATTTGATCTTTGAGCATGCTGATTCCACCAACTGACTTCGACGTGCACGGTGGTGCTCCCAGTGGTACAGATGGAGGCTGGAAAAGCATAGCGGCGCTCGGTGATTCATGGTGTATCTTGgccacgcgccgccgccattcACAAAACAGACGAAAATGGTGAGATGAAGGCACAGCAACAGGTGTCAGTGTTTCCTTTTAATATTGGTGATTGCCTATGTAGTGTGTAACACACTATTTGACCACAAAGTGGATGTATATGACCATGCtcaagagggagagcacaagcgaaaaaaagTGACGAAGGATTCTCTGGGCTTTTCGAAGAGTCCCGCAAAGCAATGACTACAGCAAAGCGAAGAGAACGACGACGCCACAAACATTTCCTGAAATCAAGACTTAGCGTGTCTGTGTATAATCCACGAGCATCCACTACTCGTAGATCTGGGACACGGAGTGCGACGTCCAGCTCGCGATCTCATCCGCCTTGAACCAAAAGGCGATCTCGCGCTCCGCGCTCTCCACGGAGTCGGAGCCGTGGCACACGTTGCGGCCCACATCCACGGCAAAGTCGCCGCGGATCGTGCCAGGCTGTGAGTCCGCCGGGTTCGtcgcgccgagcagcacgcggcCGCTCTTCACCACGTTCTTACCCTCCCACACCATACACACGATCGGGCCAGAGGAGAAGTACTTCACAAGGGCCGGGAAGAACGGCTTGGAGGAAAGGTCCTTATAGTGACCCTGGGCCTGCTCCGTTGTCGGCTGCAGTATCTTCAAGGCGACGAGCTTGTAGCCTTTGCGCTCGAAGCGGGCGATGATCTCGCCAACGaggccgcgctgcacgccgtcCGGCTTGACGGCAATAAAGGTGCGCTCGGAGGACATGGTGTTAGAGGAAATCGAAGAGTGAATAAAGGCTGGAAGCTGGAAGTGGCAAAGCCGACATTGAAGAGAAGCAGTGAAGGAGGAAAAGCAAAGGAGTTGCGTGAGGAACAAGGGAAAGAAGGCAATGCGAGGCTTGCAACGGTTTTTTCTCTTCTCATTTGAAGCGGCCGCCAGGGCTGAAGCATTGCCGAGGATGTCATCTCTCGCCCCGATCCTGTCGCACTGCGGAGGAGACATAGAAACGACGAAAACCTTGCGCCGTGGCTTCTGCCGCACGCTTGCAGTTTTACTGTCTTTAAAGTCTCTTCTAAGGGAAGGCACGCAGCCTTTGGTAGCAAGACGAGGGAAAAGAAATGTATCTATGGAAATGCTCTTTTTCTAGTCTTCTGCAAACTCCAGCATTGTCCCGGAAACTGACCAGACTCCGACTTCACAGTACGTTCGAAGGCATCGCTGCAGGTGGGATTCTCCAATCCCCTTCATCATGAGCGCGGGGCGAATCTCGGAGAGATCGACGGATGAACGCCCACGAGCGATGTCTCTGATGACCGAAAAGATAGACGCGTCAGATGTTGTCACCATGCGATGCATATCCGTGGCCGGTCTATCCTGAAGAGATGCCTTGCTACAGTCAAGCAGACGGCCAGCCTCTCGTacgtcctcctccagcacgcgcTCCGAGAAGCGCAGGCGGGCGCACGCCTGCGAGAGACGGATGAGACTCAGCAACGTACGAGCCGTGACAACATTGCTATATCGCACACTCTGCGCTCGCATTTCACAGTAAATGTCACTGATGGCCTTGGCGGCACCTGGGTCAACGTAGGGGTGAATGCGCTTGACCTCACCCACGTACGCCCGCAAAAAGTCGCGGCCAAAATACTCGGTGGTGGTACCTCGCACTCCATCATCCGCCACCGTGCCAGGCGCGACACCGTGGAGGTGGACGTGGGTAACGTGCATCGAAAGCTCAGCATCGCGCTCCCGGCTCGATtcgtcgagcagcagccagAGCAGATCGAAACGAGAAAGAAGTGCTGGCGGTAAATTCACGTTCTCCGTTGGCGTCGCGTTACGCTTCCACCGACCAAACTTGGGATTCGCCGCGGCGAGAATGGACGTGCGCGCGTTCAGCGACGTGATGATACCCGCCTTGGCGATAGAAACCATCTGCTGCTCCATGACCTCGTGCAGAGCTGTGCGGTCAGAGTCATCCATTTTGTCGAACTCATCGATGCAGCAAACTCCCTTATCGGACAAAACGAGtgcgccgccctcgagcaTCACCTCACCTGTGTGGGTATCGTGAGTTACAGCAGCCGTAAGCCCAACTCCAGAGCTGCCCTTACCGGTCGTAAACACGGATCGGGGTGCAACAGATGCAATCCACTTCAGAAGCTGACTCTTCGCCACTCCGGGATCTCCCATGAAAAGGATATTGATGTCGCTGCGAATCCGAATGCCGTTTGCAATGGAGCTACCTCCGACAAGCTGACATAAGAGTGCCTTCTTCACGTCCTCCATACCCCAGATCTCGGGCGCTATGCTGCGGGTGAGCTTTTCAATGACGGCTTCTCGGTCAGGATAGTCCCGGATATCCTCCACCTGTGCGCGCATGTCCTCTGCTGCTTCCTGGTAGCTTCTCTTCTCTAACTCGACGTGGATAGCTTTGTAAAGTGTTTTCACCATCGTGGACGCGCGGAAGGCCTCGTGACCCTGCCCAGTGGAAGGGTCCGGACAGTAGACTCCTGTGATACGAACAACCTGCCCCGGTGCAGCAATACGGGTTTGCTCTCCTTCGCAGACAACACGGATGGTCCGCGGGATGGCGCCACGCGGAACATCTTCGGGCAGCTCCTGCACCCGTAGTTCCTGATATTTCATGAACTTGCTTGCCTTATTCTGTGCCAACAGCCTACCCACAGCATTGTTCAGCTTGCAGCGCTGCGATTGACACACCTGTAGCGGTGTTAGGCGATCACCGATGACCTGCTGGAAGGTCGTCTCGGCGCAGACCTCGCACACCGACACGAGCATAGAGAGCTTTGGGCGGACTGCAGTGGCAGCGATGCAAATGCCGCGAAGAACAGTCAGCGTGCCGATCTTTCCTCCTCTCAACTCTCGCAGAGGAATGGGAGCACTGTCTTCGCTAAGCGGGTGTATTTTCAGCTCATATCGACGTGTCAGCAAGGCGGGCAGCTCTTGGCCAGACATCCGTGCCTCCATGACCAGTTGGTCCACCATGTCCACAACGCGGTCAGTTTGAGGAATAATAGAGTCGACAACCCTGTAAAGCTCCTCCATGTATCCGACAACGTTCATCTGAATCCTTTGCGCTAGATGAAGCTGCCCGAAACCCGCAACATCGTCGAGAAAGATGGGATATACAATGCTCTGTCGCTGCGCAATGTGATGGGCCTGAATTACATACTTCGCCTCTCCCGTAGAGTCCCTGAACTCCTCAAGAAAACGCTTGCAAATATCTCGGTCATTGATGTAGTTCGGATACTTGCTggatgccgcagcagcgtaCGCGCGCTTCTCTGGTGTAGACATTCTCTAGGAAGCGGACAAAAAGGGAAGTTGTATTTacagcacgcgtgcacgaCCATGTCGAGGTCAGTTGCAAGTATGGCGATGCTGTATTTGACCTGTTTACGGCAGATTCAGGAATGAAAAAGAGCGGGGAAAAGATCGAGATGTGAAAACTAACCGAGGTGAATTGCTAGCCGCACCACCAATCCAGCAAAGCGAAACTATATCAGAGGTGTGTTGACCCTGAAGCTTCCACAAAACCTGGTATACATTTGAACAGTCAACACTGAGGGAGGAAAAAAGAACATAAAGCTAGTCGTGAGAACGCATGAGTGGGGTTatcctctctctgtccttcTGTTTGTCTTTGAAACTTATTGGCCTGGACTTCACCATAGGAGAAACTGGGGAGAGAGCCCATCCCATTTTACGAAACTGCCGCTTGGCCGTCGGCCATAGTGGCACGCGCCAAATCTAAAAGCTCCTCATTCGACACAGTAGagccctccttctccagaTAGTCAGAGAGATCCTTCACTGAGGCCATAATCCGGTTCACAGAATGGGGTACCATCATTTGGGCCTCGTCGACAACCTTCGTCTGCTGAGGAACACGGTCTGGATCACTCTGGCGCAGGGtgtcgaggcgctgcagctcccgcTCCACTTCTCGCTTCGCAAACTCCAAATCTTTGATAGTGCGCTTCAGAGCACTCACTTTGATCCGCAGCGTCTTTTCGTTCGGCGCTTCTGCCTGCCGCACATTGCCGGCAAAGCGGTTGGTGGATTCGGTAGAATCAGACATCTTGATAGGCTGAGTATGATGAAatgggaagaggggagagaaacCAGAGCGAAGGTTATCGGGGCGCATATGCGCAGAAAGCACAAAAGCGAAAGTAGCGGCGCCTTTTCCTTGCGATCTCCAGAAGACCTAGCCGAAAATAGTTTCGGGTATATTGTTTAATGTGTCGCACGAACGCACAcgtacgaaaaaaaaaaagaacataCTCGGCATTGAATAggtttctttcgtttttgtttcgAGCTAACATTCATCTAAGGTCCATGAGAAGTTAAGAGCACCGGGTATCTCTATTCATCATTCTGGTCTGCAGCAAACATCCCCTTGTCGTTGACCATACCGTAGTGCGCCAAAACCTGGGTAACTGTATCGGTAGTAAAATCGTCAGTCCCGCCAAACTCGTCGAAGCCGATGATGCTGTGGAATGTGTGTCCCTTCTCCACAAGCATTAAGGTTGGGAGCATCATCACGTTGAAGCGTTCTGGGAGAGACGGAATGCGCTCAACGTCAACATAACAAAAGCGAGTCTCAAAGTGCTCGTGGGCAATCGTGCGCAGATGCCGTTCAATGATTTCACAGCGAGGGGTACTGCGTCGCATGAAATGGACAACAATCCGCTCCGAGCTCTTCACGTTATCAAAAAACTCCTTTGGCTCCGCAACCTCTAGGTACTGCCCATGGCCCTTGCGGAGCCACTCGTCACGACGGGCCTGAATCTCCTTCAGTTGCTTCAGCCTTTTCTGACGAATGGCGAGAATCTCGTCATCGTCCATCTGATCGATGCGGTCGATTTCGTCATCGACGGCGCGCTCGATCTGCTGTGCAATCTGCAGTAGCGCCTGCTCCGTCGAGTTCGACATGGTCAAGGTAACGATGCTCAGCTTGAATAACTCTGTACAAGAATCATAGAtttggggaggagggaggaagaaagTATGCTGTGAAGAGGAGAAAACCCACCAACAAAGACGGAAGCCGTGTACCGAAAATCTTAACGCGCGAGCTATATCAGATACTGGTTTTTGCTTTGATCGGATCGATGTGAAAGGAGCCCATAAGCATAGTTGTTTTGGTGTTTCTTGAACTAGTTGCAACAATCTGCTGCGCAGGTCACCACTGATTCGATTCAGCTGATATTTTCCTTCCCTACACGCCATTGAACCCCTTGTTGCTTCTCACGCAAGATTCGAGAATTTCGGTGTCGCTTTTGTCTCGGATAACGCGCAGGAAGGCGTATGACGGACATTCTCCCCCGCTCAGCGTTGGTGCCAAGCAGTAGTATGTTTGCctcaccaccatcgccgtgTGAAGAAGAGTTGGCCTCTGAAGCGCCAGAGAATATGACAAGTCTTTTTGCAATGCCACGTGTAGGTATTTGACACCGTGTACGTAACCATCACGCAGCTGCAACGCGATTTCCAACAAAGGCCCTTTGTACGTCCCGTCTCTAGAGCGTGCGTATTGACGAGCTTGAGACCGAATCCTTGAGCACGTGTATGCCTTTCGGTCAGCATCCTCGTGTAAATTGAAGATAGCTTTCTGCACTTCTGAAAGCACCGAATTGTAGATGCGCCTTGTCTCGCTACGATTCAGTGATCGCGCATCGCCGTAGCGTGATTTCAGCGCCTCTTTCTGATAATTGAGCAACAGATCGTGCACGGGCTCAACACTGTCTTCATCTGGAAGAATAATCAGAACAAAGATGGCGCAGAGGGTGACAGCCAGAGTCCCAAATAGGTTCATTTTTTCACAAGTGTAATGATAGCTTCAAAGGTGCAAATgaggagaaaaggaaaggtgGAAAGGTGGGATCATTACCTTCCAAACGATTGTCTCGTCTATCGTCAGTATACGCTAGGATGCAGCGTCATACGACGCCAGCCCGAAGGCTAGCACCACGTCCACAATTATGCAGCCACCGCATGATGCCATACTTCCATAGCAGCGTTCCAGCTCGTGTCAGCGTCGCGTCGGCCTTCAAAATACGGTCAGAGCATATGTCAGCACATTAGCGGTCAAAAGCGCTTCTTTTTCAGCAAGCAAGCCTCACCTCTCGAGCTCAATAGAGAGGAATGACAGGTCCAATATTCCCaaggcacagcagcaacgactACGCCTCTCTAACAATTAGAGCTGCACAGCGACGCACAGCTGCAAAAGGAAGCAACCGTTAGCTATGAGTCTGAATGAACTGTCAAGGTGTCACTCCTCTCAGACCCTCGAATGTGGAACATACACATCGCCAAAGAATCGCCTGCCTCTGTCCATGTGGTAAGATCACGTTCGCAGTCTGCGCGTCGTTGAGCCTTGTCAATTTCAGAAAGCAGCTTATCATGCCCGTCGTGGAACACTCGGCCGTCCAAAATAGTCACCTTCCAATCGTCGATAAGCCTCCCGCAGGCCACAAAAGCGAGGCACGAGCATCCCCATGGGAAAAAACTGCTACGCACCTCGCATCGTCCTCTTTACACCTGCTGAAGCGAGTCCTTCCACTGATTGCTCCCCAAATAGCTCCTTTGCCCACCTAGAACTGCGCAAACATgtccgacacacacacacatacgcttcactccgtcggcgccgtgAGTATCACCGTTCAAAGATACCCAATCACACAAGCCTTCACAAAGAAATCGAAAGCCCATTGTCTGAGCAATCACTACCTATCACACTCGACAAACTCCACGTGTTTCGAACCGAGCACTTTCACGAAACTTCAGAAAGTTTCAGAGTGCCCAAGAACAGGGGCTATAATTACGAACAAAAAACATCAGACCTCGTGGTGAGGTGAGATGATGACAGGTCTTTGAGATCGTCAGTGGTACATCCCTACCGGGAGCAGTGCCCGATCGCAAAAAAAGGGGCGCGAACAGCCAACAACAGTGCTGAGGCAGTCTTCTCAAACTGCACTCGCTCAATACACGCGGATTCTAGGTCAAACCCAACAAAAA is from Leishmania infantum JPCM5 genome chromosome 32 and encodes:
- a CDS encoding tubulin-tyrosine ligase-like protein produces the protein MRHCGSIYEEMAKQLLATGRWSHLSVRQCSVTKALVVSETQKDLSDTNMHLLLGEKMPCERVIATRRFMSKRYRSCLGEGTNARRTAYGSRSYTSPGLRMPMGSGDDGEVRVVDFVENTRSITLKSSMVTALLKHHNYNWNTLGNYLPMSFKLTPCQSSRDERQQLLATVKGGMRLPHEGDEPCLWIAKSSAGCHGDNIEIFRGDYRGILKLLRFIDSQHGSQPWIAQQYVDRPLLYHKRKFDIRCWALLLRDMYEIYVHEELVMRTSSVPYNRESATSKTPTGRLAHITNHCVQETSKMYSLYEESNELWREHLDGLIRYKGTVRAAKLKQEKYTPLCSPRPQEPNRGDVPYPTRYSNDSRESLYPIREANRSDSTTAPRLVSVHDEPTTITLDNHIMPQIHFIIRDSLLAARSHVPDEPAIPPTHTFQVFGYDFLIDENLKVWLLEINGAPGGPDRLKPALVKDTIELAVAPYFPGTMNLKAKRHNGYVRVYP
- a CDS encoding nucleoside diphosphate kinase b, with the translated sequence MSSERTFIAVKPDGVQRGLVGEIIARFERKGYKLVALKILQPTTEQAQGHYKDLSSKPFFPALVKYFSSGPIVCMVWEGKNVVKSGRVLLGATNPADSQPGTIRGDFAVDVGRNVCHGSDSVESAEREIAFWFKADEIASWTSHSVSQIYE
- a CDS encoding nucleoside diphosphate kinase b, coding for MSSERTFIAVKPDGVQRGLVGEIIARFERKGYKLVALKILQPTTEQAQGHYKDLSSKPFFPALVKYFSSGPIVCMVWEGKNVVKSGRVLLGATNPADSQPGTIRGDFAVDVGRNVCHGSDSVESAEREIAFWFKADEIASWTSHSVSQIYE
- a CDS encoding putative minichromosome maintenance (MCM) complex subunit — translated: MSTPEKRAYAAAASSKYPNYINDRDICKRFLEEFRDSTGEAKYVIQAHHIAQRQSIVYPIFLDDVAGFGQLHLAQRIQMNVVGYMEELYRVVDSIIPQTDRVVDMVDQLVMEARMSGQELPALLTRRYELKIHPLSEDSAPIPLRELRGGKIGTLTVLRGICIAATAVRPKLSMLVSVCEVCAETTFQQVIGDRLTPLQVCQSQRCKLNNAVGRLLAQNKASKFMKYQELRVQELPEDVPRGAIPRTIRVVCEGEQTRIAAPGQVVRITGVYCPDPSTGQGHEAFRASTMVKTLYKAIHVELEKRSYQEAAEDMRAQVEDIRDYPDREAVIEKLTRSIAPEIWGMEDVKKALLCQLVGGSSIANGIRIRSDINILFMGDPGVAKSQLLKWIASVAPRSVFTTGKGSSGVGLTAAVTHDTHTGEVMLEGGALVLSDKGVCCIDEFDKMDDSDRTALHEVMEQQMVSIAKAGIITSLNARTSILAAANPKFGRWKRNATPTENVNLPPALLSRFDLLWLLLDESSRERDAELSMHVTHVHLHGVAPGTVADDGVRGTTTEYFGRDFLRAYVGEVKRIHPYVDPGAAKAISDIYCEMRAQSVRYSNVVTARTLLSLIRLSQACARLRFSERVLEEDVREAGRLLDCSKASLQDRPATDMHRMVTTSDASIFSVIRDIARGRSSVDLSEIRPALMMKGIGESHLQRCLRTYCEVGVWSVSGTMLEFAED
- a CDS encoding tubulin binding cofactor A-like protein, which encodes MSDSTESTNRFAGNVRQAEAPNEKTLRIKVSALKRTIKDLEFAKREVERELQRLDTLRQSDPDRVPQQTKVVDEAQMMVPHSVNRIMASVKDLSDYLEKEGSTVSNEELLDLARATMADGQAAVS
- a CDS encoding ATP binding protein-like protein; translation: MSNSTEQALLQIAQQIERAVDDEIDRIDQMDDDEILAIRQKRLKQLKEIQARRDEWLRKGHGQYLEVAEPKEFFDNVKSSERIVVHFMRRSTPRCEIIERHLRTIAHEHFETRFCYVDVERIPSLPERFNVMMLPTLMLVEKGHTFHSIIGFDEFGGTDDFTTDTVTQVLAHYGMVNDKGMFAADQNDE